From Leptolyngbya sp. KIOST-1, one genomic window encodes:
- a CDS encoding glycoside hydrolase family 57 protein has product MATGYLALVLHAHLPYVRHPESDYVLEEEWLYEAIIETYVPLLTMFEGLKRDGVDFKLTMSMTPPLVSMLQDPLLQERFDAHLAMLEELTELEVERHVHNGHMQYLAETYAKEFNHVRDVWESYSGNLVNAFKQYQDTNNLEIITCGATHGYLPLMKMYPEAVWAQIQVAVEHYADTFGRAPSGIWLPECAYYEGLERMVADAGLRYFLTDGHGILYARPRPRFGGYAPIFTESGVAAFGRDHESSQQVWSSQVGYPGAPEYREFYRDLGWDAEYEYIKPYIMPNGQRKNVGIKYHKITGKGLGLSDKQLYDPYWAREKAAEHAANFMYNREQQISHLHGLMQRPPIIVSPYDAELFGHWWYEGPWFLDYLFRKSWFDQNTYEMTHLADYLKGHPTQQVCRPSQSSWGYKGFHEYWLNETNSWIYPHLHKAAERMIDLARREPADELEWRALNQAARELLLAQSSDWAFIMRTGTMVPYAVRRTRSHLMRFQKLWDDILRGKIDSGWLEKIEVVDNIFPNINYRVYRPL; this is encoded by the coding sequence ATGGCTACCGGATATCTCGCGCTCGTGCTCCATGCCCATTTGCCCTACGTGCGTCACCCCGAGAGTGACTACGTCTTAGAAGAGGAGTGGCTCTACGAGGCGATCATCGAAACCTACGTGCCGCTGCTCACCATGTTTGAGGGGCTGAAGCGCGACGGGGTCGATTTCAAGCTCACCATGAGCATGACTCCGCCCCTGGTCTCCATGCTGCAAGACCCGCTGCTGCAAGAGCGCTTCGACGCCCACCTGGCCATGCTCGAAGAACTCACCGAGCTAGAGGTCGAGCGCCACGTCCACAACGGCCACATGCAGTACCTGGCTGAAACCTACGCCAAAGAGTTCAACCACGTGCGCGACGTGTGGGAGAGCTACAGCGGCAATCTGGTCAACGCCTTCAAGCAGTACCAAGACACCAACAATCTCGAAATCATCACCTGCGGGGCCACCCACGGCTACCTGCCGCTGATGAAAATGTACCCCGAAGCGGTGTGGGCCCAAATTCAAGTCGCCGTCGAGCACTATGCCGATACCTTTGGCCGTGCCCCCTCCGGCATTTGGCTACCCGAATGCGCCTACTACGAAGGGCTAGAGCGCATGGTGGCCGACGCGGGGCTGCGCTACTTTCTCACCGATGGCCACGGCATTCTCTACGCCCGCCCCCGGCCACGCTTTGGCGGCTACGCCCCTATCTTCACCGAAAGCGGGGTGGCCGCCTTTGGCCGCGACCACGAGTCATCGCAGCAGGTGTGGTCATCCCAGGTGGGCTACCCCGGTGCCCCCGAGTACCGCGAGTTTTACCGTGACCTGGGCTGGGATGCCGAGTACGAGTACATCAAGCCGTACATTATGCCCAACGGCCAGCGCAAGAATGTGGGCATCAAATACCACAAAATTACCGGCAAGGGCCTGGGTCTCTCCGATAAGCAGCTTTACGACCCCTACTGGGCGCGCGAAAAAGCCGCCGAGCACGCCGCCAACTTTATGTACAACCGCGAGCAGCAGATTAGCCACCTCCACGGCCTGATGCAGCGCCCGCCGATCATCGTCTCGCCCTACGACGCCGAGCTGTTTGGCCACTGGTGGTACGAAGGCCCCTGGTTCCTCGACTACCTGTTCCGCAAGAGCTGGTTCGACCAAAACACCTACGAAATGACCCACCTGGCCGACTACCTCAAGGGCCACCCCACCCAGCAGGTCTGCCGCCCCTCCCAGTCGAGCTGGGGCTACAAGGGCTTCCACGAATACTGGCTGAACGAAACTAACTCCTGGATCTACCCCCACCTGCACAAGGCCGCCGAGCGCATGATCGACCTGGCCCGCCGCGAACCCGCCGATGAGCTAGAGTGGCGCGCCCTCAACCAGGCGGCCCGCGAACTGCTGCTGGCACAATCGTCCGACTGGGCCTTCATTATGCGAACGGGGACGATGGTGCCCTACGCGGTCAGGCGGACGCGATCGCACCTGATGCGCTTCCAAAAACTCTGGGATGACATTCTGCGCGGCAAAATCGACTCCGGCTGGTTAGAGAAAATCGAAGTAGTCGACAACATCTTCCCCAACATCAACTACAGAGTGTATCGCCCGCTGTAG